Proteins from a genomic interval of Corallococcus macrosporus:
- a CDS encoding exodeoxyribonuclease III, whose protein sequence is MRVVSWNVNGLRSIHRKGFLPWLSKARADIVGLQEVRARVEQLPAEVRAPRRWKTHFVAAERPGYSGVGLFSRHEPEELTTTLDAPEMDAEGRLQFARFGKLTVVNGYFPNGNGKDRDLSRIPFKLDFYRRLFARLEKPLRDNQRVLVMGDFNTAHQDIDLARPRENRETSGFRPEEREEFDRWIRAGWVDTFRHFNPKGGHYSWWSQRAGVREKNIGWRIDYVLATPAALGFVTKAAVHPDVHGSDHCPVSVDLDPLVLT, encoded by the coding sequence GTGCGAGTCGTCTCCTGGAACGTCAACGGTCTGCGCTCCATCCACCGCAAGGGCTTCCTCCCGTGGCTGTCCAAGGCCCGGGCGGACATCGTGGGGCTGCAGGAGGTGCGCGCCCGCGTGGAGCAGCTCCCCGCGGAGGTCCGCGCCCCCCGCCGGTGGAAGACCCACTTCGTGGCCGCCGAGCGCCCCGGCTACAGCGGCGTGGGCCTCTTCAGCCGCCATGAGCCCGAAGAGCTGACCACCACCCTGGACGCCCCGGAGATGGACGCGGAGGGCCGCCTCCAGTTCGCCCGCTTCGGCAAGCTCACCGTCGTCAACGGCTACTTCCCCAACGGCAACGGGAAGGACCGGGACCTCTCCCGCATCCCCTTCAAGCTGGACTTCTACCGCCGCCTCTTCGCGCGCCTGGAGAAGCCCCTGCGCGACAACCAGCGCGTGCTGGTGATGGGCGACTTCAACACCGCCCACCAGGACATCGACCTGGCGCGCCCGCGCGAGAACCGCGAGACCAGCGGCTTCCGCCCGGAGGAGCGCGAGGAGTTCGACCGGTGGATCCGCGCCGGCTGGGTGGACACCTTCCGCCACTTCAACCCCAAGGGCGGCCACTACTCCTGGTGGAGCCAGCGCGCCGGCGTGCGCGAGAAGAACATCGGCTGGCGCATCGACTACGTGCTGGCCACCCCCGCGGCGCTCGGCTTCGTGACGAAGGCCGCCGTGCATCCGGATGTCCACGGGTCAGATCACTGCCCCGTGAGCGTGGACCTGGACCCATTGGTCCTCACCTGA
- a CDS encoding lysophospholipid acyltransferase family protein → MNALLSIWTWVEVSLVALVGFFVQLTLLILTFLFDKRRYVVGRCFRLVGVTAAKLTPFWRFGVHGPVPDRVAPNTVVVSNHESNADCFLISFLPWEMKWLGKRSLFKVPVVGWMMGIAGDVPVERGDRDSATGAMARCKEWMQKGMPVMIFPEGTRSKTDELLPFKDGAFRLAIEMQADVLPLAVSGTRLALPKHSWRFATSRGLVTVGTPISTKGMTLDDVETLKNQARAQIEALRASLKPLTGSAAPVPATDTHAAP, encoded by the coding sequence ATGAACGCACTGCTCTCCATCTGGACCTGGGTCGAGGTGAGCCTCGTGGCCCTGGTGGGCTTCTTCGTCCAGCTCACCCTGCTCATCCTGACGTTCCTGTTCGACAAGCGCCGCTACGTGGTGGGCCGCTGCTTCCGGCTGGTGGGCGTCACCGCCGCGAAGCTCACGCCCTTCTGGCGCTTCGGCGTGCACGGCCCGGTGCCGGACCGCGTGGCGCCCAACACGGTGGTGGTGAGCAACCACGAGTCCAACGCGGACTGCTTCCTCATCTCCTTCCTGCCGTGGGAGATGAAGTGGCTGGGCAAGAGGAGCCTCTTCAAGGTGCCCGTGGTGGGCTGGATGATGGGCATCGCCGGGGACGTCCCGGTGGAGCGCGGCGACCGCGACTCGGCCACCGGCGCCATGGCGCGCTGCAAGGAGTGGATGCAGAAGGGGATGCCGGTGATGATCTTCCCGGAGGGCACGCGCTCCAAGACGGATGAGCTGCTGCCCTTCAAGGACGGCGCCTTCCGGCTCGCCATCGAGATGCAGGCGGACGTGCTGCCCCTCGCCGTGAGCGGCACGCGGCTCGCGCTGCCCAAGCACTCGTGGCGCTTCGCCACGTCGCGCGGGCTGGTGACGGTGGGCACGCCCATCTCCACGAAGGGGATGACGTTGGACGACGTGGAGACGCTCAAGAACCAGGCGCGGGCCCAGATTGAAGCCCTGCGCGCGTCGCTCAAGCCGCTGACGGGGAGCGCGGCCCCCGTCCCGGCGACGGACACCCACGCCGCCCCCTGA
- a CDS encoding phytanoyl-CoA dioxygenase family protein: MLSVEAEGLDVAAVLAHYEAHGFARLGRVLDDAGVEALRERADDLMLGRVVYPGMFFQPDATTGRYEDAPLGLGWQGPSLEYRKLEKLEKDPRFLAWLENPLFERIARARIPGDIVLYRAILFHKGPAGGSNLPFHQDGGKLWGLTREPDLQIWTALDDAPEGGGCLEVIPGSHRAGLVTALGGVIPPDRVTEADAEAHVVPLPVRAGEALLVHNHVWHRSGRGRPGQRRRAFSACFMSADTTCVRKKKAPRVFPPVFRHPVRGG, translated from the coding sequence ATGCTCAGCGTTGAGGCGGAAGGATTGGATGTCGCGGCCGTGCTCGCCCACTACGAGGCGCACGGCTTCGCGCGCCTGGGCCGCGTGCTGGACGACGCGGGCGTGGAAGCCCTGCGCGAGCGGGCGGACGACCTGATGCTCGGCCGCGTGGTGTACCCGGGGATGTTCTTCCAGCCGGACGCCACCACCGGCCGCTACGAGGACGCGCCGCTGGGGCTGGGCTGGCAGGGCCCGTCCCTGGAGTACCGCAAGCTGGAGAAGCTGGAGAAGGATCCGCGCTTCCTCGCGTGGCTGGAGAACCCGCTGTTCGAGCGGATCGCCCGCGCGCGCATCCCCGGCGACATCGTCCTGTACCGCGCCATCCTCTTCCACAAGGGCCCCGCGGGCGGCAGCAACCTGCCCTTCCACCAGGACGGCGGAAAGCTGTGGGGCCTCACGCGTGAGCCGGACCTTCAAATCTGGACCGCGCTGGACGACGCGCCGGAAGGCGGCGGCTGTCTGGAGGTCATCCCCGGCAGTCACCGCGCGGGGCTGGTGACGGCGCTGGGCGGCGTGATTCCTCCAGACCGCGTGACCGAGGCGGACGCGGAAGCGCACGTGGTGCCCCTGCCGGTGCGGGCCGGGGAGGCGCTGCTGGTGCACAACCACGTCTGGCACCGCTCCGGGCGCGGCCGGCCCGGACAGCGGCGGCGCGCGTTCTCCGCCTGCTTCATGAGCGCGGACACCACCTGCGTGCGCAAGAAGAAGGCCCCGCGCGTCTTCCCGCCGGTGTTCCGCCACCCGGTGCGCGGCGGCTGA
- a CDS encoding alpha/beta fold hydrolase, with protein MPYRRATHHVSAPDGTRVAVHTHSSGMPEQGRDALLADRPTVLLTNGIGTSENFWRHIVADLEQDHRVVHWDYRGHGMSDESRDNDYRVQVHVDDLERVTEAAMARGDGRPPHHIAFSMGVRILLELYRRRPDLVPSMTLVAGTPGVPGSANPRWGSRVALGAVKSALAASTPWVPVVAPAVKAFIASPLADPFARAVGALRPRAPKEDIAEFLDALYHMSAQAYWRTLRGLTEGHAWDVLPSIRVPVLIIAASDDVLVPLSEVQRLHRALPQAGWLQVDDAGHAGLLEAGTEIAQAVRGFLDAHGLEVSTSAQTPVTPG; from the coding sequence ATGCCCTACCGTCGCGCCACGCACCACGTCTCCGCCCCGGATGGCACCCGGGTGGCGGTCCACACCCACAGCTCGGGCATGCCGGAGCAGGGACGCGACGCGCTGCTCGCGGACCGCCCCACGGTGCTGCTGACCAACGGCATCGGCACGTCGGAGAACTTCTGGCGTCACATCGTCGCGGACCTGGAGCAGGACCACCGCGTGGTGCACTGGGACTACCGCGGCCACGGCATGAGCGACGAGTCGCGCGACAACGACTACCGCGTGCAGGTGCACGTGGACGACCTGGAGCGCGTCACCGAGGCCGCCATGGCGCGCGGCGACGGCCGGCCGCCGCACCACATCGCGTTCTCCATGGGCGTGCGCATCCTGCTGGAGCTGTACCGCCGGCGCCCGGACCTGGTGCCGTCCATGACGCTCGTCGCGGGGACGCCGGGCGTGCCGGGCTCGGCGAACCCGCGCTGGGGATCCCGCGTCGCGCTGGGCGCCGTCAAGAGCGCCCTGGCCGCCAGCACGCCATGGGTGCCGGTGGTGGCTCCCGCGGTGAAGGCCTTCATCGCCAGCCCGCTGGCGGATCCATTCGCCCGCGCGGTGGGAGCGCTGCGGCCCCGGGCCCCGAAAGAGGACATCGCCGAGTTCCTGGACGCGCTCTACCACATGAGCGCGCAGGCCTATTGGCGCACCCTGCGCGGCCTCACGGAGGGCCACGCCTGGGACGTCCTCCCGTCCATCCGGGTGCCCGTGCTGATCATCGCCGCGAGCGACGACGTCCTCGTGCCCCTGTCGGAGGTGCAGCGGCTGCACCGCGCGCTGCCCCAGGCCGGCTGGCTCCAGGTGGACGACGCCGGCCACGCGGGCCTCCTGGAAGCCGGGACGGAGATCGCCCAGGCGGTCCGAGGCTTCCTGGACGCGCATGGATTGGAGGTTTCGACCTCCGCGCAAACCCCCGTGACTCCAGGCTGA
- a CDS encoding lamin tail domain-containing protein encodes MSWSSRHLLVPLSAVLLVLSACGGDDDKNPVCGNGIIESGEACDDGNRTEGDRCNNSCQVTTPTVDAGTDAGSDTDAGTNTDAGTGTDAGTDDAGTGTDAGTGTDAGTGTDAGTETDAGTSTDAGTGTDAGTETDAGTSPDAGTGTDAGTETDAGTSTDAGTDAGTETDGGAIDAGPAPDAGTGTDAGTETDAGTSTDAGTTVTLSALEPAAVFARTGTTGETIPETLEVTLSAEATTDVVVQVASSSPSVVVANNGQVTVPAGTRSAAVIVTADEAAGSTKATLTATLGSDSRTATVRVLGATEAASLAYLSPETVSLASGETANVTVTLDIPAAAATSIALSTTGNVGSVPATVTVPANEISAKFIFTAGASGSTGTIVATLNNQSVSAQAKVNAAPTTNHIVISEVAAAGPASGGTGDNDEFIELYNPTNAEVNIGGWKVQYKKDKGGTYTSTFVLKGTARIAAHGFFLIARDTFQGPGTPDEKWGTALTMGAGGGHVRIGPNSLTDALADPNVVDKLGWGSGDDGEGGVIKATPSKAGSFERKANAASSAATMEGTGVDAKKGNSEDTNVNGADFVTRTTRDPQTRASGVTEVP; translated from the coding sequence ATGTCCTGGTCTTCCCGGCACCTGCTGGTCCCATTGTCAGCGGTGCTGTTGGTGTTGTCGGCGTGCGGTGGCGATGACGACAAGAACCCTGTCTGCGGCAACGGCATCATCGAGAGCGGCGAAGCGTGCGACGACGGCAACCGCACGGAAGGCGACCGCTGCAACAACAGCTGCCAGGTGACGACGCCCACGGTCGACGCGGGCACTGACGCTGGCAGCGACACGGACGCGGGGACGAACACCGACGCGGGCACGGGCACCGACGCGGGCACCGACGACGCGGGCACGGGCACCGACGCGGGCACGGGCACCGACGCGGGCACGGGCACCGACGCGGGTACGGAGACGGATGCGGGCACGAGCACCGACGCCGGCACGGGCACCGACGCGGGTACGGAGACGGACGCGGGCACGAGCCCCGACGCGGGCACGGGCACCGACGCGGGTACGGAGACGGACGCGGGCACGAGCACCGACGCGGGCACGGATGCCGGTACGGAGACGGATGGCGGCGCCATCGACGCGGGCCCTGCTCCGGACGCGGGCACGGGCACGGATGCCGGCACGGAGACGGACGCGGGCACGAGCACCGACGCGGGCACCACGGTGACGCTGAGCGCGCTGGAGCCGGCCGCGGTCTTCGCGCGCACGGGCACCACGGGTGAGACGATCCCGGAGACGCTCGAGGTCACGCTGAGCGCCGAGGCCACCACGGACGTGGTGGTCCAGGTCGCTTCGTCCAGCCCCTCGGTGGTCGTGGCGAACAACGGCCAGGTGACGGTGCCGGCGGGTACGCGCTCGGCGGCGGTCATCGTGACGGCGGATGAGGCGGCGGGCTCCACCAAGGCGACGCTGACGGCGACGCTGGGTTCCGACTCCCGCACCGCCACGGTGCGCGTGCTCGGTGCGACCGAGGCGGCGTCGCTGGCGTACCTGTCGCCGGAGACGGTGTCCCTGGCCTCCGGTGAGACGGCCAACGTCACCGTGACGCTCGACATCCCGGCCGCGGCGGCCACGTCCATCGCGCTGTCCACGACGGGCAACGTGGGCTCCGTGCCGGCCACCGTGACGGTGCCGGCCAACGAGATCTCCGCGAAGTTCATCTTCACCGCCGGCGCGTCCGGTTCGACGGGCACCATCGTGGCCACGCTCAACAACCAGTCCGTGTCCGCCCAGGCGAAGGTCAACGCCGCCCCGACGACGAACCACATCGTCATCAGCGAGGTCGCCGCCGCGGGTCCCGCCAGCGGCGGCACGGGCGACAACGACGAGTTCATCGAGCTCTACAACCCGACGAACGCCGAGGTGAACATCGGTGGCTGGAAGGTCCAGTACAAGAAGGACAAGGGCGGGACGTACACCAGCACCTTCGTACTGAAGGGAACTGCCCGCATCGCGGCCCATGGCTTCTTCCTCATCGCCCGGGACACCTTCCAGGGCCCCGGGACGCCCGATGAGAAGTGGGGCACGGCCCTCACCATGGGCGCTGGGGGCGGGCATGTCCGCATCGGCCCCAACAGCCTCACGGACGCGCTCGCGGATCCCAACGTCGTGGACAAGCTGGGCTGGGGCTCGGGTGACGACGGCGAAGGCGGAGTCATCAAGGCCACGCCTTCCAAGGCCGGCAGCTTCGAGCGCAAGGCCAACGCCGCCTCGTCCGCCGCGACCATGGAGGGCACGGGCGTGGACGCGAAGAAGGGCAACAGCGAGGACACCAACGTGAACGGCGCGGACTTCGTCACCCGCACCACGCGCGACCCGCAGACGCGGGCGAGCGGCGTCACCGAGGTGCCGTGA
- a CDS encoding WbqC family protein, with product MSGHPGVLVAEQPHYLPWVDFYEQVARAGTLVVLDDVQWLRRGWQRRTRVALPHGVPTPPPSEPGFQWLSIPLEDPHRDTRIRDLAVDASQPWARKHLNALVTLYGGRPHFRAQVLPLLEPFYDDAARESGPGSLSRVLLSSMALFYAPLGLTPNLVLSSTLERRGEDKTQRLVEYCLQTGAHTYYSGTGSTVYLKPERFRAVDVRLLWQRFRHPDYAQGREGRFVTGLSIVDVLANVPVETVRTWLQPSPWGPFAGDGPQPLQREADAAVGAEPSGLSKRTK from the coding sequence GTGTCCGGACACCCTGGAGTCCTCGTCGCCGAGCAGCCCCACTACCTGCCGTGGGTGGACTTCTACGAGCAGGTGGCGCGCGCCGGCACGCTGGTGGTGCTGGACGACGTGCAGTGGCTGAGGCGCGGCTGGCAGCGCCGCACGCGCGTCGCCCTGCCCCACGGCGTGCCCACGCCGCCTCCGTCCGAGCCCGGCTTCCAGTGGCTGTCCATCCCGCTGGAGGATCCGCACCGCGACACGCGCATCCGCGACCTGGCGGTGGACGCAAGCCAGCCCTGGGCGCGCAAGCACCTCAACGCGCTGGTGACGCTCTACGGAGGCCGGCCCCACTTCCGCGCGCAGGTGCTGCCGCTGCTGGAGCCCTTCTACGACGACGCCGCGCGCGAGTCCGGTCCGGGGTCGCTGTCGCGCGTGCTGCTGTCCAGCATGGCGCTCTTCTACGCGCCGCTGGGCCTCACGCCGAACCTGGTGCTGTCCTCCACGCTGGAGCGCCGGGGCGAGGACAAGACGCAGCGGCTGGTGGAGTACTGCCTGCAGACGGGCGCGCACACGTACTACTCGGGGACGGGCTCCACGGTGTACCTGAAGCCCGAGCGCTTCCGCGCGGTGGACGTGCGCCTCCTGTGGCAGCGCTTCCGCCATCCGGACTACGCGCAGGGCCGCGAGGGGCGCTTCGTGACGGGGCTGTCCATCGTCGACGTGCTGGCCAACGTGCCCGTGGAGACGGTGCGCACGTGGCTCCAGCCGTCGCCGTGGGGGCCGTTCGCGGGGGACGGCCCCCAGCCGCTTCAGCGGGAGGCGGACGCGGCGGTGGGCGCGGAGCCCTCGGGCTTGTCGAAGCGCACGAAGTAG